In the genome of Mixta calida, the window CGAAAAGCTTCCGCATTAACAATCTTGATACGCGCGGCTTCGCACGTGTGGCGTTAATCACAGCTAATCCAAACGTGTTTATTTCCAGTAACAATAGCTATCACGAACTGAATGGCGAAGGCACCGGATTAGAAATGGCGCGCGGCAAAGGCGGCACCGTTACGGTAAACGGCGATACCTATCTTAACGTCAGCACCGCGTTTAAACTGCCAAATCTGGATAACCTGAGCATTAAAAACACGCAGGTGAGCGGTGAAGGACGCTTCGCTAACCTGAGCGGCATCACGAAGTCATTGACCATTAGCGATAACACCGTATTGTCGGGTAATCAAATGCCCATCGCCTATAGCAACGGCGCCTCGCCTGATATCGCCTGGAGCGTGCAGAATAATATCGGCATTACCAGCAACTTTACCTACAGCAGCGAACAGCTTGCCTCAGCCCAATCGCAGCTTAACCAGCGTAATAAATATGCCGGTAAGAATGTGTCGGTAAACAATAATTCCGTGTGGGTGGCGTTGGGCGATAATCCTGACTCTCCCTGGCTCAATCTGGCCACGCAGAAGCAGGTGAAGCCCGCATAGTAAAAAAGCCTCAGCTTTTACGCTGAGGCTTTTTTTTATCAGGCAGGTTTCTTGCGATTTCTCACCATCGCGACGGCGTTAGAAAAGATTGCCAACTTATGCCGCGGGATAAATATGAGCACATAAAGGCCATAGATAACCGCGCCAGCGGCGATATCCAGCAGCAGCTTTTCCCATCCGGTTTTCAGCCCCAGCGCGCTGTCCATGGCAAACAGCCCCAGACACATCACCAGCGAGCCAATAATCGGGCTGGTTATCTGCGCCAGATACTCTTTCCACGTCACGTTAAGCAGCGTTAGCGCACACCAGGCCGAGACCGGATAAAGCAGTAACGTACGCAGCGAATAGGAGAGCGCCATCGCCACCAGCCCGTAGCGGACAAAAATAAAGAAAACGGTAATGTTGGTGACCGCATAGAGCAGCGTCAGGCGCGACTGCCAGTCTGGACGATCGCGGGCAAACATAACGGTATGGTTGTAATAGCCGATAGAGACGATAAACCCGGTCGCGCTGACAATCTGCATAACCGGCACCGACGCCATCCATTTCTGCCCCAGCAGCAGCCAGGTAACATCGTGCGACAGATAGCAAAGGCCGATAAAGGCAGGCGCCGTCAGCAGGATGGTAAAGAACGTCGCATTCAGATAGTGCGACTTGAACTCATCCAGCTGATTTTTCACGCGGGAAAACGCAGGCAGCGAAACGCGCATCAATGCCGTCGCCATAACGGTATTCAGCGTGTTGACGATACGTTTGCCCGCCGAGTAAACCCCTGCCGCCGCGCTACCCAGATAATAGGTGATAAAGAAAATATCACTGTTCTGGTTAGCGAAGTTAGTCATGCCGCTTAGCGCGACATGGCGCGAAAAGCGCATCGACTCTTTAAATGACGCCATGGAAAAACGCAGGCGCGGCTTCCAGGGCGTCGCCAGCCACAGCGTTATCGTCGCCACGACCGAGGTCACCACCTGCTGCATCACCAGACTGGTGATGCCCATTCCTTTCCAGGCGAGATAAACCCCCACGATGCCGCCCAAACCGATAGAGGTGATCGAACGAATCGCCAACGAGCGGAACAGCAGACGATGCGTCAGCCAGGCTTCATGCACTTTGCTCAGCCCGCTGACCAGAATAATCACGCTGGTCCCACGGATCACATCGCCAAGTCCCTGGATATGCATCATATTTTCAAGGATGTTGGCGGAAAAGAAGACAATAAGAAATGCCGGCACGGCAAAAATACAGCAGCTCAAAAAAGCCGTATTGAAGTCTTCGTCAGTCGGCTCATGTTTACGTATGATCGACGTAGCGATACTTTCAAAAATCACCGTTCTGAACAGCTGAGTGATCAAAATGGAGACGCTGAGCATGCCGTAGAGATGCGGATCGAGTAAACGCGCCAGCACCAGAAAAATAACGAACGTTATCCCCTGCGCAGCGACGTTATCGAGTATCGACCAAACCGCCCCAGAAGCGATACTGCCTTTAGGCGTAGGTTTATCTGACTGTTTTCTCACTGTGATGTCCTGACGAGTGGAATATTTCAACATTACGCGCGGGCGATAAGTTCAACCTGGCGCAACCGCTCCTGTAGTTTTTCCACGTTCTCGTAAAACACGCTGTCGTCGCTGCGCTGACCGCCCAGCTGAGCCGCCTGACGCAGCTTCGCCGCCGCCTGATCGATATAGCGGTCGTTCCATTTCATATTGAAGCGTGTTTCCGCACCGGTAAACAGACGGTCAGGCACTTCATGCGAGAAGTAACGCGTGTATTTCAGATAGTGCGGCCACCACGGCGTGCTCTTCTGTTTACGTACGCGAATGAATTCCTTAATGGCGTAATCAACGTCGGCGTTTTTCAGATGGTAATTTTCCCCATAGAGCGCCAGGGTTTTATTACGCATCGATTCGCGGAATGAGCTGCTGCCCAGCACCAGCGGCTGATAATGCTGGTTGATGGTCTGCGTCCAGTCGAGCCATTTAAAGGTGTTGATCTGACTGGAGCTCACCAGCGGCACCCACGGCACCCGCATCGCATCGGCGATGATCGCCGCATGCATCGCATCCGCCAGGATCAGTTTCGCATGACGGATGCGGTTGATAATGGTTTTGGCGTCGCCCTGCGGGCTGATGTACTCCACCCCGGCGCGACGACAGGCTTCTTCCCATTGACCGGTTTTCAGCGCGTCATGATGGGGGATAAAAATAACGCCCTTACGCTCGGCTTCGGGAACAGGCTGGAATTCCGGCAGCGTACTGAGCAGCGCGGCGCCGTCGGTAATCGCTTTTTCTTTCGGCAGGCCCAGGACATGCGCCGTCAGCGGGCCACGCACGCTGAGAATATTCCAGCTTTCATTGCCGAAGTTAGCGGGCGGCACGCCATAACCGACGCCGCTACTGAATACGATCCATTTTTTAGCGGGCGGCAGCGCGGAGCTGATAATCGTACCGATGCCGGCAAAGCGGCACTCTTCGTTATCATCAAAAACCCCTGGTAATAAATCGTGCCACAGCCATTCATTTAAATCGTCGCCGAAATTGCCTGCGGCTGTTTTATAATAATGAACTTTCACTCTTTTCTCCTAAATAATCACCAAGGTTAAAAATGTTAAAAGGCTACTACATCCTTATCGACAGATATCTTCACCCTTTTTGCCAGCAGGTAAACTTATCCTCTTTTCAGAATATGCTTACCCATACGACCTAATAAAACCAACATATAGGGTGACGTGAACAGCATGACATTAAGGATATTAATTTTTTTATTTAACGTAGGCGATACAGAGTAAAACTCACGGAATGAAAGATGCGAACGGCATTTTTTAATTGCCTGCACGGCAGCGGAAAAACTGACGGCGCGTGAAACCGCCATAAACGCCACGCGCGCGATAACCGAATATTTATGACGCAGAAAAATTTTACGCTCTTCCTTATTGCTCCATGCCCTGCCTGTCAGCTGATCGGTGAGCGGCAGGTAATCCAGACGCATGGTTGCTTTATCCCATGACTTCTTGGTAAGCGATTGTGGCCGTTGGATATAATGGTAGAGAGGCTCTGAAGTGAAGGCCATAGTAATATTCTTATTAAAGATAAGTATCAGCACTTCATAATCTTCAAAGATGATTTTCTTTTCATCAAACGCGATGCCGTCAAACAGTTCACGCTTAAAGAGTTTGTTCCATAGAAAGCCCGGTATATCCCCCTCAAGCATGGCGATTAACGCCTGCTTGCCGGTCAGCGTGCCGGATGGCGCGTAGTGGTTAGTAACCTTTTTCATCGCACCGTCTTCGCTTTCATAAAAGTAAAGACACTGCGAAACATCTACCTGCTGACTTTCCAGCGTGGTGACCAGCGCCTCAATCATATTGCTTTCCAGATAATCATCAGAATCGAGGAAAGCGATATAATCACCGCTGGCAGCGGCGACCAGACGGTTGCGGGTCGCTGACACGCCAAGGTTAGGCTGATTCTTTTGGATAACGAAACGCACCTGCGGATAGCGATCCCGCAGGTTGTACACCCGTTGCAGGGTGCTATCCGTCGAGCAGTCGTCAACAATGACGATTTCAATATTTTTGTAACTCTGTTCAATAATCGAAAGCAGCGTTTTTTCGATAAACTTTTCGCAGTTGTATACCGGAATCAGTATGCTGACTAAGCGTTCCATAGACATCATGATCTCTCTAAAGCTCTTTTAACCTGTTACCAACGTGCTTGCGCTCTCAGGCATGCAGTTGACCGCTGATTAACCTGATCAGGCTGTCGTAAGATTTATTTTTATCAAACTCCTGCTCAACCTTACGACGCGCGGCCTGCAGCATTGGCGTTAAATCGGGCTTTTCATCAACAATTTTCGCAATCACGTCAGCCAGTCCGGCGGCGTCTTTTTCTTTGATTAGCCAGCCATTTCGACCATCTTCAACCAGCTCAGGTATCCCGCTGTGCCAGGTGGAGATCACGGGGATGCCGCGCGCCATCGCTTCCATCAGCGCGACCGGCACGCCTTCCATATCGCCATCTTCCGCCGTCTGGGAAGGCAACATGAAAATGTCCGATTTTTGCAGGAAGTCATTTATCACCTGCGGCGACTGGAAACCATGCAGAATAACATTCTGTTGCAGGCCGTAGCGGGCGATGGTTTGTTCGACTTCGTCGCGCTGCGGGCCGTTGCCCAGCACGTTATAGATAAACTGATAGCCGCGTTCTTTTAAAATGCGGCAGGCTTCCAGCGAGGTGAAAATCCCTTTTTTGTCGGTGAGACGCGCGATAGTCAGCAGCTGAATCGGCGACCCGATCGGCTTTGCCGGACGG includes:
- a CDS encoding lipopolysaccharide biosynthesis protein — translated: MRKQSDKPTPKGSIASGAVWSILDNVAAQGITFVIFLVLARLLDPHLYGMLSVSILITQLFRTVIFESIATSIIRKHEPTDEDFNTAFLSCCIFAVPAFLIVFFSANILENMMHIQGLGDVIRGTSVIILVSGLSKVHEAWLTHRLLFRSLAIRSITSIGLGGIVGVYLAWKGMGITSLVMQQVVTSVVATITLWLATPWKPRLRFSMASFKESMRFSRHVALSGMTNFANQNSDIFFITYYLGSAAAGVYSAGKRIVNTLNTVMATALMRVSLPAFSRVKNQLDEFKSHYLNATFFTILLTAPAFIGLCYLSHDVTWLLLGQKWMASVPVMQIVSATGFIVSIGYYNHTVMFARDRPDWQSRLTLLYAVTNITVFFIFVRYGLVAMALSYSLRTLLLYPVSAWCALTLLNVTWKEYLAQITSPIIGSLVMCLGLFAMDSALGLKTGWEKLLLDIAAGAVIYGLYVLIFIPRHKLAIFSNAVAMVRNRKKPA
- a CDS encoding polysaccharide pyruvyl transferase family protein, with protein sequence MKVHYYKTAAGNFGDDLNEWLWHDLLPGVFDDNEECRFAGIGTIISSALPPAKKWIVFSSGVGYGVPPANFGNESWNILSVRGPLTAHVLGLPKEKAITDGAALLSTLPEFQPVPEAERKGVIFIPHHDALKTGQWEEACRRAGVEYISPQGDAKTIINRIRHAKLILADAMHAAIIADAMRVPWVPLVSSSQINTFKWLDWTQTINQHYQPLVLGSSSFRESMRNKTLALYGENYHLKNADVDYAIKEFIRVRKQKSTPWWPHYLKYTRYFSHEVPDRLFTGAETRFNMKWNDRYIDQAAAKLRQAAQLGGQRSDDSVFYENVEKLQERLRQVELIARA
- a CDS encoding glycosyltransferase family 2 protein translates to MSMERLVSILIPVYNCEKFIEKTLLSIIEQSYKNIEIVIVDDCSTDSTLQRVYNLRDRYPQVRFVIQKNQPNLGVSATRNRLVAAASGDYIAFLDSDDYLESNMIEALVTTLESQQVDVSQCLYFYESEDGAMKKVTNHYAPSGTLTGKQALIAMLEGDIPGFLWNKLFKRELFDGIAFDEKKIIFEDYEVLILIFNKNITMAFTSEPLYHYIQRPQSLTKKSWDKATMRLDYLPLTDQLTGRAWSNKEERKIFLRHKYSVIARVAFMAVSRAVSFSAAVQAIKKCRSHLSFREFYSVSPTLNKKINILNVMLFTSPYMLVLLGRMGKHILKRG
- a CDS encoding glycosyltransferase, giving the protein MIDEFAAKDEHGLLQKTRYLLPAEENKNSARAISRFKTILKGLARGKLRTLPAMNFKKYGYSAKNLSLPAIVAANKKTYEADLFIAHFGPAGVLANKLRKLGVLKGELATIFHGYDISTHRILRTYSDDYKELFRDSKFILPISKLWAEKIRALGGDPARTHIMRVGIDTDNFHFRPAKPIGSPIQLLTIARLTDKKGIFTSLEACRILKERGYQFIYNVLGNGPQRDEVEQTIARYGLQQNVILHGFQSPQVINDFLQKSDIFMLPSQTAEDGDMEGVPVALMEAMARGIPVISTWHSGIPELVEDGRNGWLIKEKDAAGLADVIAKIVDEKPDLTPMLQAARRKVEQEFDKNKSYDSLIRLISGQLHA